In Planctomycetota bacterium, the DNA window CGCTCGAGCCCGGCGACGTGCTGCTGCTGGTGTCCGATGGCATCTCCGAGGCGGCCAACGAGCGCGGCGAGATGTTCGGCATCGAGCGGTTGTCGCAGGTGCTGGCCGATACCAGCGAGCGCGATGCGGCCGCGATCGTCGACGCCGTCGACGCCGCGGTCCGCCGCTTCACGAATGATGCCCCGGCCGACGACGACCGGACGATCCTGGTCATCCGCCGGTCCCGCTGAGGACGCCGGCGACCACGAGGCAGCCGCCGATCCACGCCGCCGCCGCAAGCATCACCAGCGCGGTATAGCCCACCACGTCGCGGGCCGACGCGCCGGTGATCGTCAGCAGCGGCAGCGCCCAGAAGGGCTGGAGCATGTTGGTGAGCTGGTCGCCGTAGGCCACCGCGAGCACGAGCAGCGCGGGGTCGGCGTCGGCCGCCGCCCCGGCCTCGAGCACGATGGGCCCCTGGATGGCCCACTGGCCGCCGCCCGAGGGCACGAAGAGGTTGAGCACCGCCGCCGACGCGAACGTGAACAGCGGCATGGTCTGCGGCGTGGACAGGCCGGCGAGCCCGCCCGCGATGCCCGCGGCCAGGCCGCTCGCGGCCATCATGCCCATGATGCCGCCGTAGAGCGGGAACTGCAGGATGATGCCCACGCACGCCGCGGCCCCGCGTTCGGCGGCGGCGACGTAGGACCGCAGCGAGCCGTGCGCCACCAGCCCGATGGCGAGCATGGCGGCGTTGACCTCGTTGAGCCCGGGCCGCAGCCAGCCGCGGCTGCCGCCGTACCGCACCAGCACGACGACCAGCAGCGCCGCGAGGATGCACGGCACGATGGGCGAACGCTCGACGAATCCGACGAAGCCCGTGGCGGCTGGCGCCGCGGACTGCGGCGCCGCAACGGGCGGGGCCGCCGGCGTGACGCGCGCGGTCGCGGGCGTGAGCGCCGCGAGCACCAGCGGCGCGAGCAACACCACGCCCCCGCTGGCGACGAGATTGATCGGCGAGAGCACCGTGCGGGTCAGCGCCAGGCCCCCACCGGCGAGCCGCTCGAACTCGGCCGCCGGCATGATCGACGAGGCCGCCTGGGCCGTGGTCATCGAGAAGGGCGCCGTGCCCGACAGCCCGCCGTGCCAGGTGAGCAGGCCCAGGTAGCCCGCCGCGGCGAGCAGCGGCAGGGGCACGCCGACGCCCCGTTCGCGCATGGCCGCGTGCATGCGGGAGGCGAGGATCGCGCCGGCCATCAGCGACAGCCCCCAGTTCACCAGCCCGAGCGTGGCGGCCGTCGTCGCGACCAGCCAGACCGCCCGCCGAGGCGTCGCGGGCCACCGCGTGATGGCGTCGAGCCCGCGGGATACCGGGCCGCTGGCGGCGAGCGCGTAGCCCGTCACCAGGATGAGGCACATCTGCATGCCGAACTTCAGGAACCGCCAGAGCCCGGTGCTCTCGTCCGACCAGGCGTCCACCAGGGCCGCCGCCCGCGCGCCGAGGCCGTGGTCCGCCGGCAGGCCCGCGAAGCTGCCGAAGGCCAGCGCGATGCCGCCGGTCAGGACCGTCAGCCCGATCGCGATGGCAAACGGATCGGGCACGATCGCCTGGAAGACCCGCGAGACGCGCTGGCCGAGCGCCGCGATCACCTAGAGCCTCCCGAGCCGCTCGGCACCGGCTTCGATGGTCGCCCGCGTCTTGCAGAACGCGAAGCGGGCGAATGGGCGGCCCAACCTGCGATCGACGTAGAACGAACTCGGCGGGATGGCCGCGACGCCGATCTCTTCCACGAGGTAGCGGCAGAACTCGACGTCGCCGTCCACACCGAGCCGCTCGGAGACAGCCGTGTGGTCGACCATCACAAAGTAGCCCGAAGGCGCCCCGAATACGCGCAGCCCCGCGTCCAGGAGCGCCTCGGACAGCAGGTCCCGCATCGCGCGGAAGTGCGTCCGCAGCTCGGCCGTGAAGCCCAGGTGCTCGCGGAGCGCCAGCGCCGACGCGACCTGCGCGGGCGTGTTGGCGGCGTAGCTGAGGAACTGGTGGCCCGCCCGCACCGCCCGGGTCAGCTCGGGCGGCGCCACGGCCCAGCCCACCTTCCAGCCCGTGACGTTGAACAGCTTGCCGATGCTGCCGAACGTGATCGTCCGCTCGGCCATGCCGGGCAGGCCCGCGAGCCGCACGTGCTCGTCGGGTCCATCGAGCACGAGGTGGTCGTAGACCTCGTCGGTGATGGCGACGACGTCGTGCTCCATGCAGAGATCGGCGATGAGCGCGAGCTCGGTCCGTGTGAACACCTTGCCGGTCGGGTTGTGCGGCGTGTTGAGCAGGATGGCCCGGGGCCCGGTCGCGAAGGCCTCGCGGAGCCGGCCCTCGTCGAACACGAAGACGCCCTCGTCGTCGGGCGCGAGCGGCACGGGCATGACCTTCGCGCCCGCCATGTGCAGCGTGGCCAGGTAGCTGTCGTAGAACGGCTCGAAGAGCACGACGCCGTCGCCGGGGTCGATCATCCCGAGCACCGTGGCGGCGATGGCCTCGGTGCAGCCGCAGGTCACCGTGACGCCGGCATCTGGGTCGATCGCCGGGCCCCCGAAGAGCGCCGCCCAGTCCGCGATCGCGCGGCGGAGCTCCGGCACGCCATGCGTCGGCGCGTACTGGTTGCGGTTGCCGGCGGCGGCGCGGCCCATGGCCTCGAGCACCGGTGCTGGACCGTCGAAATCCGGGAAGCCCTGCGAGAGATTGACGGCATCGTGCCGGGCGGCGAGCGCAGCCATATCAGCGAAGACGGTGGAGCCGAAGGGCCTCAGGCGTTCCGCGACGGGCATAGCGCACAGCGTACCGCGCTAGAGTCGCCCGTGCTGAAGGCCGGCGATGCGATCCCCGATGTCGAGATTCCGGCGACGCCCGGGCTGTGCGACGACGCCACGCCGCTGGCCGTGCTCGCGAGCCGCGCCCCGCTGCTGCTGTACAGCTATCCCGCCGATGGCACGCCCATGTGCACCCGGCAGGCCTGCATGATGCGCGACGGGGTCGCGGAGCACGCCGAGGCGCTGGCGTCGACGGGCCTCCGCGTCGCCGGCATCAGCCCCCAGGGCCGCGCCAGCCACGATCGCTTCGCCGGCCGGCACGATCTGGGCTTCCCGATCATCGCCGACGAGGACAAGTCCATCCTCCGCGCCCTGGGGATGCTCGGGCCGCTCGGCATCCCCCGGCGGGTGACCTACTTGCTGGGAACGAGCGGCACCATCGTCGATGCCACGCGGGCCGACCTGCTGCTGGGCCGCCACAAGGCGTTCCTGTCGCGGGCGCTCGCACGGCTCGAGGGGCGTGGCGAACCGGCGGCCGGGCGATGAGATTCCTCGACGCCGTGCTGCTTCTGCTCGGCGTGTCCTCTCCGGAGCATGTCCGCCGCCGATTCAAGAAGAACGGCCGGGAGCGCGAGACGGTGGTCGTGTCGCTCGACGATGCCCCATCGAACTCGGGCGACACGCCGGCGCATGAGTCTCGCGCAACGCCGGCCAATGACGACGGACGACCCGCGACGCCCTCCTAGGCTGCATCCATGCGAGTGCTGCTGACCAACGACGACGGCGTCCGGGCCCCGGGCATCGTCGCCCTCTACGACGCCCTCATGGACACCATCCCGGGGTTCGAGGGCGCCCTCGGCGGTCCGCTCAGGATTGCCGGCACGCCCATCGACGAGGCCTACGCCGTTGCGCCCGCCACGGTGCAGAGCGCCACGAGCCACGGCGTGACCTTCCACGAGCCGCTCATGGTCGAACCCGCCCGCGTCCGCGAGCGGATGGTCGGCACCGCCATCGACGGCCGCCCCGCGGACTGCGTCAAGCTGGCCCTCAGCGAGATCTGGCCGCGCCGCTTCGGCGCCGGCGAGCGCCCCGACCTGGTCATCTCGGGCATGAATGCCGGCGCCAACGCGGGCATCAACGTCATCTACAGCGGCACGGTGGCGGCCGCCATCGAGGGCGCATTCCTGGGCATCCCCTCCATCGCCGTCAGCCTGCACCTGGGCCGGGGCTCGACGCGCTTCGACATCGGCGCGATCCACGCGCGCCGGGCGATCGAGACGCTGCTCGCCGGCGGCCTGCCCGATCCGCACACCGTGCTCAATGTCAACGTGCCCCGCTGCGAGGAGCCCGTCGAGGACACGCCCGAGGCTCGCGCCGCGGCCGAGCAGCAGCGAACCAGCGCGGGACTGCCGACCAACTTCGACCAGTCCGACACCCGCGTGACGACCGCGCCGCCGCCCCCGCCGCCCGCCAGCGCGGACGAGGCGATGCCGATCGTGGTCTGCCCCATGAACACGCACGGCCACGTCGACCGCTTCGAGGGCCGCGTCAGCCCGGGAGGCCGCGCCTACTTCTGGGCCGCCGCCGGCGGCATGGACTTCCAGGCCACCGAGCAGGGCACCGACGTGGACTGGCTCTTCAAGCGCGCGGTGACGGTGACGCCGCTGCGGTACGACCTGACGGATCGCGCAGCGATGGAGGGGTGGAAGCAACGGACACAAGTCCAGTAGGCACGCGGCCTCTCCACGAGTAGGCTCGCCCCATGGACACCCGATACCTCGGCCTCGCGCTGGCGCTCGGCTCCGGCTTTGGCCTAATGCTGGGCTCGGTCCTCGGCGTGCTCATCGGCGACGTCGGCTTCTGGATTGCCATGGGCATCTCGATGGGGGCCGGCATCGGCCTGGCCATCGGGGCCGGACTCGCCGCCCAGGGTCCATCCCGTGCGACGGATTCCTGCCCCCGCTGCGGCTACTCGCTGCAGGGGCTACAGGAACCGACCTGTCCCGAGTGTGGCACGGCGTGCCCCGACGCCGGTTCGAGCAACTCGTAAGGGGGCTGCGCCGTACGAAGATCGCACGGGACATCAGCCGCCAAGCAACCTTGTCAGTGTTGCCGCGTCCTCGTCGCTCAGCCGCAGCAGCACGGGCCAGAAGCCGCGGGCCGGATCGTCGACGATCAGCGTCGGGCCCGGCTGGCGGTTGTAGTCGGGCTGCACGCGGAGCTCGAGCCAGTCGTCGTCGATCACCAGGCGATCGCCCGAGGCTTCGTACGGCCGGGTGCCCAGGCCCAGGCTCGTCGCGTTGACGGCGTTGTCGAGGTCCATCTCCGCGATGCTCACCAGCGACGCCGCGGCCCGCCTCGCCGTGACCTCGCTCATGCGGAGCACCAGCGCGACGCCCCGATCGCCCTCGGCGGTCAGCACGATCTCGTCATCGGCTCGCTTGATGTCGAACGACGGCTCGGACACCGTGCCGTGGTCGTGCCGATTGAAGGCCACGCCCTCCCTATGGATCTCGACGTCCACGCGGGACGGCGCGATGCCCAGCAGCTCGGCCTCGAGCGCGTCGGCCAGGCCCCGCGGATCGCCGTCGGTGTTGGTGAGCACCGCGATGGTGGCGCCGCGATCCGGATAGCGCCGCCACTCGGCCAGGAACCCCCGCGTCGAGCCGCCGTGCGATCGTTTCGGCGTGCCGTCGGGCGCATCGAGGCCGATCCAGCCCAGCGCCATGGGCACGGGCCCCTCGATGGCGACCAGGTCCATCCGCTCGATGGACTCGGGTCGCAGCAGCGCCCCTTCCCGGCCGTCACGCGACGCGAGCAGTGCCGTGTGCAGCCGGGCGAGGTCGCCCGCGGAGGTCAGCACGCCGCCGGCTCCGCGGAGGCCCCAGCCCCAGCCGTCGTCGAGCAGGCCCCGCCGGATGCGCCGTCCCTGGGGCATCACTTGTCGCACCGAGAAGCGATCGCCGTCCAGTGGGCCGTCCACGCCGCGCCCATCAAGGAAGCCGCTGGCGGTCATCCCGGCGGGCTCGAACACGCCCTCGCGGACGACGGCCTCGAAGCCCTGGCCCGTTGCGACCTCGATGGCCGCGGCCAGCAGCACGTAGCCCGCGTTGCTGTACGCCCAGCGTTCGCCCGGCGGGGACTGCCGCGGAGCCGCGAGCGCGAGGCGGACGGCCTCGTCGCGATCGTCGAGGTCGAGCCGCTGCAGCGCCCGGCGATCGTCGAGTCCGGCCGTGTGCGTCAGCAGATGGCGGATCGTGATCGCATCGCCGTCCTCGCCCGCGAGATCTCCGAAGAGGTCCCGCATCGTCGTCTCGAGCGTCAGCTGGCCGCGCTCGACGAGTTGCAGGACGGCGATCGCGGTGATCGGCTTGCTGACCGAGCCGATGTCGAACAGCGTGTCCGCGTCGATGGGGTCGAGGCTCTCGGGGTCCTGCAGGCCGAAGCCCTCGGCCAGCACGACCTCACCGCGATCGACCACCAGCACCGCGCCCCAGAAGGAGCCCAGCCGCTCGCGTTCAACGACGACGCGGTAGTCGGCGCTCGGCTGAGCAGCAACGGCGGTGGACGCGATTAGCACGATGAGCATGCGGAGCATGCGATCCTCCCGTGTCTAGTCCCGGTGCGCTCTGTGGCACTCGATGCAGGACTGCGCAACCCGCTCGAGCTGTGCCGCAAGCCGCGCAGGCGTCGCGCGATCGAGCAGCATCTGCTCGAGGACCGAGGCGGCCTCGGCGCTCTCGACCATCATCGTCGCGAACGTGGCGCCGCGTGAATCGTCGTCCTCCGCGGAGACCCGCAGCGCATCCGCCAGGCGGCCGGCATCGGCTGCGGGCACGAGGTCCGGATGCTCGGGCGGTGTCCGCCAGCCGGCCGCCTCGATCGTCCTCAGGTGCGCCAGGGCGTGATCGGCCTCGACCATGGCCGCCACGAGGCCCTCCGGCCGGAGGACCGAGGGGAACTCGCCATCGATCGCATCCAGGGCGGCGGGCGGGATCATGCTCGCGTCGGCCGCGCATGCGTAGAGCCCGGCGTAGTGCTCACTCGTGCCGCTCACCCGCATGCGGGCGAGCATGGCGTCGGCGTCGTCCATCCCGAGCGCGACCGCGATGACCGCCGCCGCCGCCGCGCTGCGGTGCTTGCCGTGGTGGCAATGGACGTACACCGGGCCGGCCCGCAGCGCGTCCCGGGCCGCCCGGGCCAGCTCGACGCAACGCTCCGGCGGGATGCCGTCGTAGCCGATGGGCAGGTGCACGTACCGCAGGCCGCGTGCCGCGGCGGCGTCGGCCTCGGGCGGCGCGGCGTCGACGCTGATGACCGTCCGCACGCCGAGGCTCCGCAGCGTGTCCAGGCCAGCGGGACGTCCGCCCTCGCGGTGCGGGGCCGACCCCGAGAGCAGGCCCGCGGCGAAGGCCACCACGTTGTCCAGGCCGGGCATCGCGACCGGGATGGCGTGCGTCGGCTGAGGTAGTTGGGGGCCGGCGACCGCACCGCTCGCGGATGGCGATCGCCACGCCGACCAGCCGCAGGCCGACGCGAGCACGAAGCCACACAAGATCATCGCCATCGCGCACCGCACGCCGGCATCCAACCGGCGAGGGCGGCGCGGGTTGCTACTTGGTGGCCGCGGCGGCGGCATTGTCGCTGCGATCGTTCGTGGCATTGCCTGTGACCACGACCTCCAGCGGACCGGGCAGATGCAGATCCCGCTGCGGGAAGGGGATGCTGACGCCCTCCTTGTCGAAGGCCTGCTTCACGGACTGCATCAGGTCCCAGTATACGTCCCAGTAGTCGCTGGTTCGGCACCACGGACGGCAGACGATGTTGACCGAGTTGTCGCCGAGGGAATTCACCCGGATCGTCGGGGCGGGGTCGTCGAGCACCTTGGGGTGGGCCTCGACCTCGCGGGACAGGATGTCGCGGGCCTTGTCGATGTCGTTGGTGTAGGCGATGCCG includes these proteins:
- a CDS encoding TIGR00366 family protein: MIAALGQRVSRVFQAIVPDPFAIAIGLTVLTGGIALAFGSFAGLPADHGLGARAAALVDAWSDESTGLWRFLKFGMQMCLILVTGYALAASGPVSRGLDAITRWPATPRRAVWLVATTAATLGLVNWGLSLMAGAILASRMHAAMRERGVGVPLPLLAAAGYLGLLTWHGGLSGTAPFSMTTAQAASSIMPAAEFERLAGGGLALTRTVLSPINLVASGGVVLLAPLVLAALTPATARVTPAAPPVAAPQSAAPAATGFVGFVERSPIVPCILAALLVVVLVRYGGSRGWLRPGLNEVNAAMLAIGLVAHGSLRSYVAAAERGAAACVGIILQFPLYGGIMGMMAASGLAAGIAGGLAGLSTPQTMPLFTFASAAVLNLFVPSGGGQWAIQGPIVLEAGAAADADPALLVLAVAYGDQLTNMLQPFWALPLLTITGASARDVVGYTALVMLAAAAWIGGCLVVAGVLSGTGG
- a CDS encoding aminotransferase class I/II-fold pyridoxal phosphate-dependent enzyme; translated protein: MPVAERLRPFGSTVFADMAALAARHDAVNLSQGFPDFDGPAPVLEAMGRAAAGNRNQYAPTHGVPELRRAIADWAALFGGPAIDPDAGVTVTCGCTEAIAATVLGMIDPGDGVVLFEPFYDSYLATLHMAGAKVMPVPLAPDDEGVFVFDEGRLREAFATGPRAILLNTPHNPTGKVFTRTELALIADLCMEHDVVAITDEVYDHLVLDGPDEHVRLAGLPGMAERTITFGSIGKLFNVTGWKVGWAVAPPELTRAVRAGHQFLSYAANTPAQVASALALREHLGFTAELRTHFRAMRDLLSEALLDAGLRVFGAPSGYFVMVDHTAVSERLGVDGDVEFCRYLVEEIGVAAIPPSSFYVDRRLGRPFARFAFCKTRATIEAGAERLGRL
- a CDS encoding peroxiredoxin, which translates into the protein MLKAGDAIPDVEIPATPGLCDDATPLAVLASRAPLLLYSYPADGTPMCTRQACMMRDGVAEHAEALASTGLRVAGISPQGRASHDRFAGRHDLGFPIIADEDKSILRALGMLGPLGIPRRVTYLLGTSGTIVDATRADLLLGRHKAFLSRALARLEGRGEPAAGR
- the surE gene encoding 5'/3'-nucleotidase SurE; this encodes MRVLLTNDDGVRAPGIVALYDALMDTIPGFEGALGGPLRIAGTPIDEAYAVAPATVQSATSHGVTFHEPLMVEPARVRERMVGTAIDGRPADCVKLALSEIWPRRFGAGERPDLVISGMNAGANAGINVIYSGTVAAAIEGAFLGIPSIAVSLHLGRGSTRFDIGAIHARRAIETLLAGGLPDPHTVLNVNVPRCEEPVEDTPEARAAAEQQRTSAGLPTNFDQSDTRVTTAPPPPPPASADEAMPIVVCPMNTHGHVDRFEGRVSPGGRAYFWAAAGGMDFQATEQGTDVDWLFKRAVTVTPLRYDLTDRAAMEGWKQRTQVQ
- a CDS encoding serine hydrolase domain-containing protein; amino-acid sequence: MLRMLIVLIASTAVAAQPSADYRVVVERERLGSFWGAVLVVDRGEVVLAEGFGLQDPESLDPIDADTLFDIGSVSKPITAIAVLQLVERGQLTLETTMRDLFGDLAGEDGDAITIRHLLTHTAGLDDRRALQRLDLDDRDEAVRLALAAPRQSPPGERWAYSNAGYVLLAAAIEVATGQGFEAVVREGVFEPAGMTASGFLDGRGVDGPLDGDRFSVRQVMPQGRRIRRGLLDDGWGWGLRGAGGVLTSAGDLARLHTALLASRDGREGALLRPESIERMDLVAIEGPVPMALGWIGLDAPDGTPKRSHGGSTRGFLAEWRRYPDRGATIAVLTNTDGDPRGLADALEAELLGIAPSRVDVEIHREGVAFNRHDHGTVSEPSFDIKRADDEIVLTAEGDRGVALVLRMSEVTARRAAASLVSIAEMDLDNAVNATSLGLGTRPYEASGDRLVIDDDWLELRVQPDYNRQPGPTLIVDDPARGFWPVLLRLSDEDAATLTRLLGG
- a CDS encoding tyrosine-protein phosphatase, which gives rise to MAMILCGFVLASACGWSAWRSPSASGAVAGPQLPQPTHAIPVAMPGLDNVVAFAAGLLSGSAPHREGGRPAGLDTLRSLGVRTVISVDAAPPEADAAAARGLRYVHLPIGYDGIPPERCVELARAARDALRAGPVYVHCHHGKHRSAAAAAVIAVALGMDDADAMLARMRVSGTSEHYAGLYACAADASMIPPAALDAIDGEFPSVLRPEGLVAAMVEADHALAHLRTIEAAGWRTPPEHPDLVPAADAGRLADALRVSAEDDDSRGATFATMMVESAEAASVLEQMLLDRATPARLAAQLERVAQSCIECHRAHRD